Proteins found in one uncultured Desulfuromonas sp. genomic segment:
- the wrbA gene encoding NAD(P)H:quinone oxidoreductase, producing MATKIKIIFYSTYGHVYEMAKAVAEGAASVDGTEVAIYRVAELMDEATLERIGAGEAQAALADIPIATPDVLEDSDAIIFGTPTRFGNMAAQMRNFLDQTGGLWAKGGLVGKVGSVFASTGTQHGGQETTITSFHTTLFHHGMVVVGVPYTEPALTNMDEITGGTPYGATTLAGSDGSRQLSENERTIARFQGKHVAEIAKKLAQ from the coding sequence ATGGCAACCAAAATCAAAATCATTTTTTACAGTACCTATGGGCATGTGTATGAAATGGCCAAAGCCGTGGCTGAAGGCGCCGCGTCTGTCGACGGAACAGAGGTCGCCATCTATCGCGTGGCGGAACTGATGGATGAGGCAACACTGGAACGCATCGGTGCCGGTGAGGCGCAAGCCGCTTTGGCCGATATTCCCATTGCCACCCCGGATGTGCTGGAAGATTCAGACGCCATCATCTTTGGTACCCCGACCCGGTTTGGCAATATGGCCGCTCAGATGCGCAACTTTCTCGATCAGACCGGTGGTCTGTGGGCCAAAGGTGGTCTGGTCGGCAAGGTGGGCAGTGTGTTTGCCTCCACCGGCACCCAGCATGGCGGCCAGGAAACCACCATCACCAGTTTCCATACCACGCTGTTTCATCATGGCATGGTGGTGGTTGGAGTGCCGTACACCGAACCGGCCCTGACCAACATGGATGAGATCACCGGCGGCACGCCTTATGGCGCCACCACCCTGGCCGGTTCAGACGGTTCACGCCAGCTTTCGGAAAACGAACGGACCATTGCCCGCTTCCAGGGCAAGCATGTGGCTGAAATTGCCAAAAAACTGGCGCAATAA
- a CDS encoding YceI family protein yields MKKPLLFLLIMLTVSIANGAASEWRIDPDHSNAQFRIRHLMISDVAGMFPTITGKLTLNDDNVSDSSIEVTVAVASLDTGVAKRDAHLLGRDFFDAATYPAMTFVSTKIGTTDQGLTLYGILTIRGHSQPTVFTVTDLTKPLKDPWGMTRMGASATTTINRRDFGMVWNETLDNGNAMIGNEVALQIDMELTRQ; encoded by the coding sequence ATGAAAAAGCCCCTCTTATTTCTCCTGATCATGCTGACGGTGTCGATTGCCAATGGCGCTGCCAGTGAGTGGCGCATCGACCCGGACCACTCCAATGCCCAGTTCCGTATCCGTCATCTGATGATCAGTGACGTAGCCGGCATGTTTCCCACCATCACAGGCAAGCTGACCCTCAATGACGATAACGTCAGCGACTCTTCAATTGAGGTGACTGTTGCGGTTGCGTCACTCGATACCGGCGTGGCCAAGCGCGATGCGCATCTGCTCGGTCGTGATTTTTTCGACGCGGCCACATATCCGGCCATGACCTTTGTTTCAACCAAAATTGGCACAACCGATCAGGGCCTGACCCTTTATGGCATTCTAACCATTCGTGGTCACAGCCAGCCGACCGTCTTTACCGTAACCGATCTGACGAAACCGCTGAAAGACCCGTGGGGGATGACACGCATGGGCGCGTCGGCAACCACCACCATCAATCGCCGCGATTTCGGCATGGTGTGGAATGAGACCCTCGACAACGGTAATGCCATGATCGGCAATGAGGTTGCGTTACAGATTGATATGGAACTGACTCGTCAATAA
- a CDS encoding EAL domain-containing protein, with protein MPLLPLDDNPFKNGDHTDMERRKRAEVIINIRWLLLIFAAVGSALAIAAIPFGADLNATYVAVLGLGLIVLTLYNCGLHLLSRTNRHPLWIDRGQLTADTVLVSTLIFFSGAEHSWLWPLYVVIALEATFLLRRPREVVIISSLGAALFAAILCAGNYGNVPQFNLHLLDNIGPQHTIGRVLLWLWACFLGGSATLIGSSFNSALTNESQETLSRENQLQRFMESAQDLIFAFDADNRIHYLNEAARQRLGVDISGPALHVDQILDESELPRWNSKTCLLTVGTPFEPTSFRLRSAAGHELPVDCRISTAADGGTILHWVVCRDLSTQLENEKRLYNLSNFDQLTGLTNRQEFSEQATNAMRLTKRLQQQMAVALISIDHLKVINETLTSEVGDSLLREFSVRLSQGVRETDLVGRLSGNQFAVAFTNIDDIQSIEQVMTKLRKKLSQPMTIGDQEMFVTSSVGLSIYPGDALSVESLLKKANSARYYVRAHGGNKYQFYTPEMDEDIKNRLEMINGLHNALVRDELQLSYQPKVNLAEGEFHSVEVLLRWSHPTLGQVSPSDFIPMAEESGMIGELTLWVLRQACLQVHAWQKQGLPPIRVAVNVSGHQLQSSDFITVLTDLLNETGLDPQWLEIEITESVLMQSPTAAIATLNKLRKLGIHLAIDDFGTGYSSLAYLKRFPVHSLKIDRSFIKDIEQSERYATITSSIIEMGKSLHLTVIAEGVETLGQMAFLKEQNCDEIQGFLYSMPVNADEIVRLKTNLQDQTCPLSSIAAS; from the coding sequence ATGCCACTGCTGCCACTTGACGACAATCCCTTTAAAAACGGTGACCACACGGATATGGAGCGCCGAAAACGGGCCGAGGTCATCATCAACATCCGCTGGTTGCTGTTAATTTTTGCCGCGGTGGGCAGCGCTTTGGCGATTGCAGCCATTCCGTTTGGTGCCGACCTCAATGCGACCTATGTCGCGGTTCTAGGCCTGGGTCTCATTGTTCTCACGCTCTACAATTGCGGACTGCATCTCCTGAGCCGGACAAACCGTCATCCACTCTGGATCGATCGTGGCCAACTAACCGCCGATACCGTACTGGTCAGCACTCTGATCTTTTTCAGCGGGGCTGAACACAGTTGGCTGTGGCCGCTGTATGTCGTTATTGCCCTTGAGGCCACCTTTTTGTTACGACGCCCACGCGAGGTGGTGATCATCAGCAGCCTGGGCGCAGCTCTGTTTGCAGCGATCCTGTGTGCCGGCAACTATGGCAATGTCCCGCAATTCAATCTGCATCTGCTTGACAACATCGGGCCCCAGCATACGATTGGTCGCGTTTTGTTGTGGTTGTGGGCTTGCTTTCTCGGCGGTTCCGCCACACTGATCGGCAGCTCGTTTAATTCCGCTCTGACCAATGAATCGCAGGAGACCCTGTCACGCGAAAACCAACTGCAGCGTTTTATGGAGAGTGCCCAGGATCTGATCTTCGCCTTTGACGCCGACAACCGTATCCACTATCTCAACGAGGCGGCCCGTCAGCGCCTAGGTGTTGATATTTCCGGCCCAGCTTTGCACGTCGATCAGATCCTTGACGAGTCCGAGCTGCCGCGCTGGAACAGTAAAACCTGCCTGCTCACCGTAGGCACCCCGTTTGAACCAACGTCATTTCGTCTGCGCAGTGCAGCAGGACATGAGCTACCCGTTGATTGCCGCATCAGCACTGCGGCCGATGGCGGCACCATCCTGCACTGGGTGGTCTGCCGCGACCTTTCGACTCAACTCGAAAATGAAAAGCGCCTCTACAACTTGTCCAACTTTGATCAACTGACCGGCCTGACCAACCGTCAGGAATTTTCAGAACAAGCGACCAACGCCATGCGCTTGACCAAGCGCCTGCAACAACAGATGGCTGTGGCCTTGATCTCCATCGATCACCTCAAGGTGATCAATGAAACTCTGACTAGCGAAGTCGGCGACAGCCTGCTGCGCGAATTCAGCGTCCGCTTGAGTCAGGGCGTGCGAGAAACCGACCTGGTCGGCCGACTTTCCGGCAATCAGTTTGCTGTCGCTTTCACCAATATCGACGACATCCAGTCCATTGAGCAGGTGATGACGAAACTGCGCAAGAAACTCAGCCAGCCGATGACCATTGGTGATCAGGAAATGTTTGTCACCTCCAGCGTCGGTCTCAGCATTTATCCCGGCGACGCCCTGAGTGTTGAATCCCTGCTCAAAAAGGCCAATAGCGCCCGCTATTATGTGCGCGCTCACGGTGGCAACAAGTACCAGTTTTATACCCCGGAGATGGATGAAGACATTAAAAACCGCTTGGAAATGATCAACGGTCTGCACAACGCGCTGGTACGTGATGAACTGCAACTCTCTTACCAGCCCAAAGTTAATCTGGCCGAGGGAGAATTTCACTCCGTGGAAGTTTTGCTACGCTGGAGCCACCCCACTCTGGGACAGGTCTCACCAAGTGACTTTATCCCCATGGCCGAAGAATCGGGCATGATCGGCGAGTTGACGCTGTGGGTTCTGCGCCAGGCCTGCCTGCAGGTTCATGCCTGGCAGAAGCAGGGGTTGCCGCCGATCCGGGTCGCGGTCAATGTGTCCGGCCATCAGTTGCAAAGCAGCGATTTCATCACCGTGCTTACGGATCTGCTCAATGAAACCGGCCTTGACCCACAATGGCTGGAGATTGAGATCACCGAATCGGTGTTGATGCAAAGCCCGACAGCGGCCATTGCCACCCTGAACAAGCTGCGCAAACTCGGGATTCATCTGGCCATTGATGACTTTGGCACCGGCTATTCGTCGCTGGCTTATCTCAAACGGTTCCCGGTCCACTCTCTGAAAATTGATCGCTCGTTTATCAAAGATATCGAGCAGAGCGAGCGTTACGCCACCATCACATCGTCCATTATCGAAATGGGCAAATCACTGCACCTGACCGTGATCGCCGAAGGAGTGGAAACCCTCGGCCAAATGGCCTTTCTTAAAGAGCAGAACTGTGATGAGATTCAGGGGTTTCTCTACAGCATGCCGGTTAATGCCGACGAGATCGTCCGCCTGAAAACCAATTTGCAGGATCAAACCTGCCCGCTGAGTAGCATTGCCGCTTCCTGA
- a CDS encoding DMT family transporter, producing the protein MNNLLKSHLMVLLATFFIAGSFLASARLAGVINPFSLTLMRFVASFVLLLPLVLSRRDWRRKIVPILPRAMVISFFYAMFFACLFEALKTTTSLNTGTLYTLVPFMTALLCLIFLRQPIGGQTFLIYILGAASACWVIFEGQLDRLLAFSLNQGDWLFLGGSLLICGYSLSMKLLYRRSDPMPVLVFCILFTGALWMGTALLVLGYPLDWHNIHGEHLAAMSYLVVASTLMTVYLYQRSTVVLGPRRVMAYIYLNPAAIAVLLWWFEGVKIPTIVLPGIVVCSLATILLQREPRS; encoded by the coding sequence ATGAATAATCTGCTTAAATCTCACCTGATGGTTTTGCTCGCGACCTTTTTTATTGCCGGATCATTCCTGGCCTCAGCGCGGCTGGCTGGCGTAATCAACCCGTTTTCCCTGACCTTGATGCGTTTTGTGGCGTCGTTTGTGTTACTGCTGCCGCTGGTGTTGTCACGGCGTGACTGGCGGCGCAAAATTGTGCCAATTCTGCCGCGGGCCATGGTGATCAGCTTTTTTTATGCCATGTTTTTTGCCTGCCTGTTTGAAGCGTTGAAAACAACCACGTCGCTCAACACCGGCACCCTCTACACCCTGGTGCCGTTCATGACCGCTCTGCTGTGCCTGATCTTTCTCCGTCAGCCCATTGGCGGCCAGACCTTTCTCATCTATATCCTCGGCGCGGCTTCCGCCTGCTGGGTGATTTTTGAGGGGCAATTGGATCGGCTGCTGGCGTTCAGTCTTAATCAGGGCGATTGGCTGTTTCTCGGCGGTTCACTGTTGATTTGCGGCTATTCTCTGAGTATGAAACTGCTTTACCGGCGCAGCGACCCAATGCCGGTTCTGGTGTTCTGCATCCTGTTTACCGGCGCCCTATGGATGGGCACAGCCCTGCTGGTTCTGGGCTACCCTCTGGACTGGCACAACATTCATGGCGAACACTTGGCCGCCATGAGCTATCTGGTCGTAGCCTCCACATTGATGACCGTCTATCTCTACCAGCGCAGTACCGTGGTCCTCGGCCCACGTCGGGTCATGGCCTATATCTATCTCAACCCGGCTGCCATTGCCGTTTTACTGTGGTGGTTCGAAGGGGTCAAAATCCCCACCATTGTCCTGCCGGGAATCGTCGTCTGCAGTCTGGCGACGATCCTGTTGCAACGCGAACCGCGCTCCTGA
- a CDS encoding F0F1 ATP synthase subunit gamma: MSDTLLGLQRKINSATDLAGVVRTMKALAASSISQYEEAVESLRHYGHTVDLGLSACLRALPANFKNNQQDPPLTLVLIFGSDQGLVGQFNESLVAFALKKLPRSKPRRLIAIGERIAGQLETHNHAADQVYRIPTSVDSITELGIDLQLDNADLSLTPQRHGMQVFYNAPHLGTTYVPRMRTILPLDLAWQEQLSRLDWPSSALPEICGRLDDTFIALLKEYLFISFFQACAESLASENICRLTAMQRAEKNIQDQLESLQRTYHRRRQDTIDTELFDVTFGFEQLNHEGR, encoded by the coding sequence ATGAGCGACACCCTGCTCGGCCTGCAACGCAAAATCAACAGTGCCACCGACCTCGCCGGTGTGGTGCGCACCATGAAGGCGCTGGCCGCTTCCAGCATCAGTCAATACGAAGAAGCTGTAGAATCGTTACGCCATTACGGCCACACGGTTGATCTGGGTCTGAGTGCTTGTCTGCGCGCACTGCCGGCGAACTTCAAAAACAACCAACAAGACCCGCCACTGACCTTGGTGCTGATCTTCGGCTCAGATCAAGGGCTGGTCGGTCAGTTCAATGAAAGTCTGGTGGCCTTTGCCCTGAAAAAACTTCCCAGAAGCAAGCCCCGGCGTCTGATTGCCATCGGCGAACGGATTGCCGGTCAGCTTGAGACGCACAACCATGCCGCCGATCAGGTGTATCGCATACCGACCAGCGTTGATTCAATCACAGAATTGGGCATTGATCTGCAGCTCGACAATGCCGATCTTAGCCTGACACCGCAACGTCATGGCATGCAGGTCTTTTACAATGCGCCCCATCTCGGCACCACCTATGTCCCGCGCATGCGGACCATCCTGCCGCTCGACCTCGCGTGGCAGGAGCAACTCAGCCGCCTAGACTGGCCCTCTTCGGCACTGCCCGAGATCTGCGGCCGCCTTGACGATACCTTCATCGCCCTGCTCAAGGAGTATCTATTCATCTCGTTTTTTCAGGCCTGTGCCGAATCTCTGGCCAGTGAAAACATCTGCCGTTTGACGGCCATGCAACGGGCGGAAAAGAACATTCAGGACCAGCTCGAAAGCCTGCAACGCACCTATCACCGTCGCCGCCAGGACACCATTGACACCGAGCTGTTCGATGTGACCTTTGGCTTTGAACAGCTCAACCATGAAGGTCGTTGA
- a CDS encoding enoyl-CoA hydratase-related protein → MTTSNLLVECRDQVAHITINRPDAMNALNPATADELKRTIKELENSVEAKAVVITGQGPKAFCAGGDVALMRTLGPIEARKVALGVAELFHTIESSPLVVIAAVNGYALGGGCELAMACDLRLAAEKAQLGQPEINLGILPGWGGTQRLPRLIGVSRAKKLIFTGERITAQQAMEFGLVDEVLPGDELLEAAHALAVTIAGKPQSAIRMIKQSIYHGMQMDLDRAIQYEAELFGMCFATKDKQEGMDAFFEKRPPKWQDC, encoded by the coding sequence ATGACAACATCAAATTTGCTGGTGGAATGCCGTGATCAGGTTGCCCATATTACCATTAATCGCCCCGATGCCATGAATGCCCTCAATCCAGCCACGGCTGACGAACTGAAGCGCACCATCAAAGAGCTGGAAAACTCAGTGGAAGCCAAAGCCGTTGTCATTACCGGGCAGGGACCGAAAGCGTTTTGCGCCGGAGGTGATGTGGCATTAATGCGCACCCTGGGACCGATTGAAGCGCGTAAAGTCGCTCTGGGCGTGGCGGAATTGTTTCATACCATTGAAAGCTCGCCATTGGTCGTGATTGCTGCCGTTAACGGCTACGCCCTGGGCGGTGGTTGTGAACTGGCCATGGCCTGCGACCTGCGGCTGGCCGCTGAAAAGGCCCAGTTGGGACAACCGGAAATCAACCTGGGGATTTTGCCCGGTTGGGGTGGTACTCAGCGCTTGCCGCGCCTGATTGGTGTCAGTCGGGCGAAAAAACTGATATTTACCGGTGAGCGGATCACGGCACAGCAGGCCATGGAATTTGGCTTGGTAGATGAGGTGCTGCCCGGTGATGAATTGCTCGAAGCGGCCCATGCTCTGGCGGTGACCATCGCTGGCAAACCGCAGTCAGCCATCCGCATGATCAAACAGTCGATTTATCACGGGATGCAGATGGACCTGGACAGGGCCATTCAGTACGAAGCTGAATTGTTTGGCATGTGTTTCGCCACCAAAGACAAGCAGGAGGGGATGGACGCCTTTTTCGAAAAACGGCCGCCGAAGTGGCAGGATTGCTGA
- a CDS encoding family 1 encapsulin nanocompartment shell protein, with the protein MDLLRRELAPISPQGWSEIDTMARETLVANLSGRKFIDMDGPHGIGHACVTLGRLAVSKDSNDGNVGYGLHQVQPLMEARVNFSLETWELDNIERGAKDIQLDALVQACRDIALFEERAIYQGFEPAAIAGLHDTVKGEEIDLSLDMDVIVDAVSEGQTRMLKEGVEGGANLVVSPTIWKFLARSTPGGTLRSIIETQIGGQVIYSELVKDALLAASRGGDVELTVGQDLSVGYHSHTASEIHLFITESFTFRVVAPEALVGFTLA; encoded by the coding sequence ATGGATTTACTACGTCGAGAACTCGCTCCCATCAGTCCGCAAGGGTGGAGTGAAATTGATACCATGGCCCGAGAAACCCTGGTGGCCAACCTTTCCGGGCGCAAATTTATTGATATGGACGGCCCTCACGGCATAGGCCATGCCTGTGTCACCTTAGGGCGCCTGGCTGTGAGCAAAGACAGCAACGACGGCAATGTCGGCTATGGCCTCCATCAGGTGCAACCGTTGATGGAAGCGCGGGTTAACTTCAGTCTTGAAACTTGGGAGCTGGATAATATTGAGCGGGGTGCCAAGGATATTCAGCTCGATGCCCTGGTGCAGGCGTGTCGCGATATTGCCCTGTTTGAAGAAAGAGCCATCTACCAGGGATTTGAACCGGCGGCCATTGCCGGTCTGCACGATACCGTCAAAGGGGAAGAGATTGACCTGTCTCTGGATATGGATGTGATTGTCGATGCGGTGTCCGAAGGGCAAACCCGTATGCTTAAAGAGGGGGTGGAAGGTGGGGCCAACCTGGTCGTTTCGCCGACTATCTGGAAGTTCCTTGCCCGCAGCACTCCCGGCGGAACCCTGCGCTCCATTATCGAAACACAGATCGGTGGTCAGGTGATCTATTCTGAACTGGTCAAGGATGCTCTGCTGGCTGCCAGCCGTGGCGGTGATGTCGAGCTGACCGTTGGTCAGGATCTTTCGGTCGGCTATCACAGCCATACCGCCAGTGAAATTCATCTGTTTATTACCGAGTCATTTACCTTCCGGGTGGTGGCTCCCGAAGCCCTTGTCGGTTTTACCCTGGCCTGA
- a CDS encoding alternate F1F0 ATPase, F1 subunit alpha produces the protein MSDLFQQWIDSACTHLKQGVDALPDHVAIRESGRVTTVSTGIAKINGLPGVGAEERVEFPHGIEGIAFNVDADEVGVVLLGDYQYLHTGDEARRSGRVMDVPVGETLIGRVINPLGAPLDQQGPVNNQHRLPIERPAPAIMERAPVTTPLHTGIKVVDALVPIGRGQRELILGDRQTGKTAIAIDTILNQKGKNVRCVYCAIGQRSAAVARVIAELERRGAMDYTVVMVAEGNDPPGLSYIAPYAATTIAEEFMRQGDDVLIVYDDLTHHARAYRELSLLLRRPPGREAFPGDIFYIHSRLLERATHLHPDHGGGSLTALPIIETEAQNMSAYIPTNLISITDGQLYLSPTLFELGALPAIDVGKSVSRVGGKAQLEAYRRIAGNLKLAYAQFEELETFARFGTRLDESTQATINHGRRIRACLKQQQYSPVSVIEQLGVLQALNSGLFDPIDEESMATAEQTVRDAMKGLDEKQQQQLTGEATFDTAVMDEITALARRALTENGP, from the coding sequence ATGAGTGATCTTTTTCAGCAATGGATCGATTCGGCCTGCACCCACCTCAAACAGGGCGTGGATGCGTTACCGGATCACGTGGCCATCCGTGAATCGGGCCGCGTCACCACGGTTTCCACCGGCATTGCCAAAATCAACGGCTTGCCCGGTGTCGGTGCCGAGGAACGGGTTGAGTTTCCCCATGGTATTGAAGGAATTGCCTTCAATGTCGATGCCGACGAAGTCGGCGTGGTGCTGCTCGGTGATTATCAATATCTGCACACCGGCGATGAAGCACGCCGCTCGGGGCGGGTCATGGATGTCCCCGTGGGCGAGACGCTGATCGGCCGGGTGATCAACCCACTGGGTGCGCCCCTCGACCAACAGGGGCCGGTCAACAATCAGCACCGCCTGCCCATTGAACGTCCGGCTCCGGCCATTATGGAACGGGCTCCGGTCACCACGCCGTTGCATACCGGCATCAAGGTGGTTGATGCCCTGGTACCCATCGGTCGCGGCCAGCGTGAGCTGATCCTCGGCGACCGCCAAACCGGCAAAACCGCCATCGCCATCGACACCATCCTCAACCAGAAGGGGAAAAACGTCCGCTGCGTCTACTGCGCCATCGGCCAGCGCTCCGCTGCCGTGGCACGGGTTATCGCCGAGCTGGAACGACGCGGCGCCATGGACTACACCGTGGTCATGGTGGCCGAGGGCAACGATCCTCCGGGCCTGTCATACATCGCCCCCTATGCCGCCACCACCATTGCTGAAGAGTTTATGCGCCAGGGCGATGATGTGCTGATTGTTTATGACGACCTGACCCACCACGCCCGCGCCTACCGCGAACTGTCACTATTGCTGCGCCGCCCGCCCGGCCGCGAGGCATTTCCCGGCGACATCTTCTATATCCACTCGCGACTGCTTGAACGCGCCACCCACCTGCACCCGGACCACGGCGGCGGTTCACTCACCGCCCTGCCGATTATCGAAACCGAAGCGCAGAACATGTCGGCGTATATCCCCACCAACCTGATCTCCATCACCGACGGACAACTGTATCTATCGCCCACCCTGTTTGAACTCGGCGCGCTGCCGGCCATCGATGTCGGCAAATCGGTGTCGCGGGTGGGCGGCAAAGCCCAACTCGAAGCGTACCGCAGGATTGCCGGTAACCTGAAACTCGCTTATGCCCAGTTTGAAGAACTGGAAACCTTTGCCCGCTTCGGCACCCGGCTCGATGAATCGACTCAGGCCACCATCAACCATGGCCGACGCATTCGCGCCTGCCTGAAACAGCAGCAATACAGCCCGGTTTCGGTGATCGAACAGCTGGGCGTGCTGCAGGCTCTCAACAGTGGCCTGTTTGATCCGATTGATGAGGAGAGCATGGCGACAGCCGAACAAACCGTGCGCGATGCCATGAAGGGGCTCGATGAGAAGCAACAGCAACAACTGACAGGGGAAGCAACCTTTGACACCGCGGTTATGGACGAGATCACGGCTCTGGCGCGCCGGGCACTGACGGAGAACGGACCATGA
- a CDS encoding CDGSH iron-sulfur domain-containing protein, with the protein MSEMNNDAGMPIALTLEPGIYYRCTCGRSENLPFCDGHHQGGKSVPLLFEVLEKKKVYLCSCGKSDKQPLCDGHCGTDPSLL; encoded by the coding sequence ATGTCAGAAATGAATAATGATGCCGGAATGCCCATTGCCCTGACTCTGGAACCCGGTATCTACTACCGTTGTACCTGTGGAAGATCCGAGAACTTGCCGTTTTGCGATGGCCACCATCAGGGTGGAAAGAGTGTGCCGTTGCTGTTTGAAGTGCTGGAAAAGAAAAAGGTCTATCTGTGCAGTTGCGGCAAAAGTGACAAACAGCCGTTGTGTGACGGCCACTGTGGAACGGACCCTTCTTTGCTGTAA
- the trxC gene encoding thioredoxin TrxC — protein MSQSIHLICAACGAINRIPSERVAAQPQCGRCHKPLFSAAPLTLGERSFQRYLEKDDLPLLVDFWAPWCGPCKAMAPQFASAAGQLEPALRLAKVNTEAEQALAARYQIRSIPTLVLFKQGKEVNRHSGAMTAAQITQWVKPHL, from the coding sequence ATGTCACAATCGATTCATTTAATTTGCGCCGCGTGTGGTGCGATCAACCGGATTCCAAGCGAGCGCGTTGCGGCACAGCCGCAATGTGGCCGTTGCCATAAACCGTTGTTTTCAGCTGCGCCGCTGACACTGGGAGAACGCAGTTTTCAGCGCTACCTGGAAAAGGATGATCTGCCGTTGTTGGTGGATTTCTGGGCACCGTGGTGCGGGCCGTGCAAAGCCATGGCTCCGCAATTTGCCAGTGCCGCCGGTCAGCTTGAACCCGCGTTACGCCTGGCCAAAGTCAATACCGAGGCGGAGCAGGCTCTGGCTGCCCGCTATCAGATCCGTTCGATTCCGACTCTGGTGCTGTTCAAACAGGGTAAAGAGGTGAACCGCCACAGTGGCGCCATGACTGCGGCCCAGATCACTCAGTGGGTAAAACCGCACCTGTAA
- the modD gene encoding ModD protein, with product MFINQTMVDQWIEEDVPGLDLTSHLLEMADIDARMCFATRHETTVAGVTEAASVFRRLGAEVKLHAQSGQLLVAGEIIMEVFGHAEALHAGWRVALNLLEYAGGIATRTAGLVAKAQKEGVARICGTRKAFPGARRLSQQALIAGGGIPHRLGLGESVLIFAHHYDLIGFERFVDRLPALKAAAPEKKIGVEVTTLQQARQVAARGADSVQLDKCSVEELNEMVTVLKRDFPDLLVIAAGGINGDNVAAYAATGVDLLVTSWMYFGKPADISAQMTRC from the coding sequence GTGTTTATCAACCAGACCATGGTGGATCAATGGATTGAAGAGGATGTTCCGGGACTCGACCTGACGTCGCATTTACTGGAGATGGCGGACATTGATGCACGGATGTGCTTTGCCACGCGCCATGAGACAACTGTGGCTGGTGTGACGGAAGCGGCCAGCGTGTTTCGCCGGCTCGGGGCCGAGGTTAAGTTGCATGCGCAAAGCGGGCAATTGCTGGTGGCGGGCGAAATCATCATGGAGGTGTTCGGCCACGCTGAAGCTCTGCACGCCGGGTGGCGGGTGGCGCTCAATCTGCTCGAATATGCCGGAGGCATTGCCACGCGCACCGCCGGTCTGGTGGCCAAAGCACAAAAAGAAGGTGTGGCGCGAATTTGTGGTACGCGTAAGGCGTTTCCCGGTGCACGACGGCTTTCACAACAGGCGTTGATCGCCGGTGGCGGAATTCCTCATCGATTGGGGTTGGGGGAGAGCGTACTGATTTTTGCCCACCACTACGACCTGATCGGCTTTGAACGTTTCGTCGACCGCTTACCGGCCCTTAAAGCAGCTGCCCCGGAAAAGAAAATCGGCGTGGAAGTGACCACTCTGCAACAGGCACGTCAGGTGGCGGCCCGTGGTGCCGACAGTGTGCAGTTGGATAAATGCAGTGTCGAAGAGCTCAATGAAATGGTGACAGTGTTGAAACGCGATTTTCCCGACCTGCTGGTGATTGCCGCCGGAGGCATTAATGGCGACAATGTTGCCGCCTATGCCGCAACCGGAGTTGATCTGCTGGTCACCAGCTGGATGTATTTTGGCAAGCCGGCAGATATCAGTGCACAAATGACGCGTTGTTGA
- a CDS encoding ferritin family protein — MPEFGHPFSVLKQDRMLTHAELVRAIRFMVAAEYEAIQLYQQLAESTDNVLAQQVLIDVADEEKVHAGEFLRLLKELDPDEERFYQEGAQEVEEEFLNGAAAEQASPQAATTGQGLGIGSLKK, encoded by the coding sequence ATGCCTGAATTTGGACATCCTTTCAGTGTTTTAAAGCAGGATCGCATGCTGACTCACGCTGAGTTGGTGCGTGCTATCCGTTTTATGGTGGCTGCCGAATACGAAGCCATTCAACTCTACCAGCAGTTGGCGGAGTCCACCGACAATGTGCTGGCCCAGCAGGTTCTTATCGACGTTGCCGATGAGGAAAAAGTGCATGCCGGAGAGTTTCTCCGCCTGCTCAAGGAGCTGGACCCCGATGAAGAGCGTTTTTATCAGGAAGGCGCGCAGGAAGTTGAGGAGGAATTCCTTAACGGCGCTGCTGCGGAACAAGCGTCGCCACAGGCCGCGACTACCGGTCAGGGGCTGGGCATCGGCAGTTTGAAAAAGTGA
- a CDS encoding F0F1 ATP synthase subunit C, whose product MEAQTWIAMISIFTAGITIAIGSIGSALGEGRAVASALTSLAQQPDSASTITRTLFVGLAMVESTAIYCFVVSMIVLFANPFWNHFLEAAGG is encoded by the coding sequence ATGGAAGCGCAAACCTGGATCGCTATGATCTCCATTTTCACCGCCGGTATCACCATCGCCATCGGCTCCATCGGCTCGGCACTTGGCGAAGGTCGCGCTGTGGCCTCGGCCTTGACGTCCCTGGCCCAGCAGCCCGATTCCGCTTCGACCATTACCCGCACCCTGTTTGTCGGTTTGGCCATGGTTGAATCAACGGCTATTTACTGTTTTGTCGTATCGATGATCGTGCTGTTCGCCAATCCGTTCTGGAACCATTTCCTGGAGGCGGCAGGAGGGTAA